Part of the Candidatus Zixiibacteriota bacterium genome is shown below.
GTTGCGTACTGCGATTCGTTTGAATATCGCTGGTGTGATAGGGGGAGTGGTCTCCCGATAGATGGGTCATACTACCACCCCTTGCCAACAGATGGGTTCAAACCAGTTGGCTCTCTGGGTTTTAAGAATTACTATAACCCCAACGGCATACATGCAGTGATGGTGGTAAAGGCAAAACCAGGTTCAACTGCATTGGCTGCACCGGTTGACTATGCACTTGCGTGGAACGACCGGGGTACTGGCTCAAATGACGACGGCTCATTCTGGATACCTGTTCCACCTGCCGGATACAAGGCTTTGGGGATTGTAGTCCAGAGAGGATATGGCAAGCCAAGCCTGAATGATGTTGTATGTGTGCGTGAGGACCTGACAATTGTAGGCGATGCAGGTGAGTATATCTGGGGTTTCGGTATACCTATAATTGAAAGGTATTTCGGTTCCTGGAAAATCGATCCTCCGGATGCAGGACCTCATGATGATGCCTATCTTTCAACCGGAACGTTTGTCGCCGTGCAGAGCACGACTCCGCCGTCAGTTCACCCGGTAATGAACGTCCTTAATATACCCTTACCGATGTTAGCAGAAGCACCATACCAGACCTACGTTCCTACTCTAACCGGATATGATACACCACCGGAAGAGACGGTTCCTCTGATGGCTAAGGCAATGCTGATACCCTGTACCATAGTTAAGGATGCTCTTTATGATTCCAGCAATCCCCACTGGAGAATCAGCAACTCACCATTCTACCGGCTGGAGCGTCAGGTGTATTACAAACTTATGTATCATAATCATAATCAAACTTCAGAAGTTCAGACAAACAGTGTGCTCATAAGGTCAGGGGTTACTACCACGGAAAGCGATAGCTATTGGAATGAAACCAGCATATCGGTTACGGTGGAAGCCGGAATCAGCATCAAAATGTTTGAATCTAAAGTCTCCACGACCATAAGCACATCCTTCGGATATGAGACCATGACCTCGGTTTCGGAACTTCAGGAGAAGGAGGTTACCTCGACCATAAATACCGCTCCTGGCAAGGCAGCGGCATTGTGGCAGAAGTACAACCGGTATGTCTTATACCGGCACAACGGAACAACCCTGGAACCGGTAGCGGCCTGGGA
Proteins encoded:
- a CDS encoding Vps62-related protein, which encodes MIDLKLRIRWVVMVMMLIVIAAGCKKSPTKSSEPVPPSQQSLLVSRLSVSFVPGGSEAITVIANDKNGLPETFTATMGDAGIATVATVSDSVIRVTGVSYGKTNLTITSNSGISKIVPVWVYNHKVLDVGELEVAYCDSFEYRWCDRGSGLPIDGSYYHPLPTDGFKPVGSLGFKNYYNPNGIHAVMVVKAKPGSTALAAPVDYALAWNDRGTGSNDDGSFWIPVPPAGYKALGIVVQRGYGKPSLNDVVCVREDLTIVGDAGEYIWGFGIPIIERYFGSWKIDPPDAGPHDDAYLSTGTFVAVQSTTPPSVHPVMNVLNIPLPMLAEAPYQTYVPTLTGYDTPPEETVPLMAKAMLIPCTIVKDALYDSSNPHWRISNSPFYRLERQVYYKLMYHNHNQTSEVQTNSVLIRSGVTTTESDSYWNETSISVTVEAGISIKMFESKVSTTISTSFGYETMTSVSELQEKEVTSTINTAPGKAAALWQKYNRYVLYRHNGTTLEPVAAWEFGIDSYVTDEYPN